The genome window TAAAAACACTCCTTTTTTCTATAATCCTTGTAGTTGTCTGTGATTACGCATACTTTCTTAAACAATTAAATATAATTAGTGTAAAGATACATTTCTTTCATTGTGTAGGACTTCTTATGCCCAGATGCAGAAGTCCTCCTTTTTTTGTCTGAAAAACGGTCAGTCAGAAGAAACGGAGGACTTCAAAATGAAAAAAGAATTTTATCTATATGTAAACGGACAAAAGGTAAAAGTCAGTGAGGAGATATACAAAGTCTACTGGCGGGAAAGAGAACATGAAAAGTATTTAGAGCAGGTGGACAGAAAAAACCACTTGCTCTTTTTTTCGTCCTTGGATCAGGATGGACATTTTGCAGAGAACATCATTGATGAAAGTGTTGATGTCGAAAAGATTGTCGAAACACAGATGATGATTGAAGCAGTCAGAAATGCCATATCAAGACTCAATGCAGAAGAAAGGGACATCATAGAGCGGTTGTACTTTCAGGACGAAACCGTCCGCTCGGTAGCAAGGCTAAAAAGTATCACACACCCGGCTTTGATTAAGAAAAGAAATAAAATCTTAGAGAAGCTGAAGAAATTTATCGAAGAAATTTAGAATTTCGGTAACCAAAGGGGTCAAATTTTCCTTATATAAAGTGAAGGGGAGTTTGACCTCTTTTACTTTCTTTTATTAAGAGATAGGTTGCTATGGCAAATTGGAAAATAGAAAGAAAAATCCCTTTCAAATATTTTGTTCTTTGACAACTGAATAGACCAAGGTAGGACTTTATCTGCTTGTGGAGGATTATGACTTACGCCAAGACCTTTCTGCTGATTGATTTCGGTTTTATGAATACTGGGTAAACCAAGGAAATAAGAAAGTGAGCGACAAATAAGAAAACATAAAAAACAGATGTGGCAGTCTGTTCGTTGATACAAGCAGTGATAATGATACTTCAATAGTTTATGCCGGCTCGTCTGGAATAAGAGGCGGAGGTGAGATTCCTATGTTGTCAGCCAAGACACCTACCAATGTCAAAAAACTTAAAGAAAGAAAATAACGGTGGAAGGAGCTTTTTTATGAACACAGAAGAATTAACAAGATATAAAAATATGTCGGTGAATGAGATTGATCAAAGACTCGTTCCGGACATTGAAGATATAAAGAATAAGAAAAATATGGATCCGCTTTCCATGTATTTTATGAAAGTCGGAAATGTTATCGTCAAATGCAGTTATGCAGGGAACGGAAGAAGCTTAGCGGATTGCTTTTTGTCCTATTTAGAAAAGAAAGCGATGCTGCTTGATTAAAAATATGATAAAAGGGGCAGACTTTTTTACGAATTTATGGTATAATACGAATCAAATAGGGATACAACTTAAATAAGTGCTTGAAAAGACTCCAAGTTATCATATTTCTCTTGAAAAAGAATATGAAAGTTTGGAGGTTTTGTTATGTCTAAAAGAATTTCGGATACCTGTCGGGTAGCCATGTATCTTCGACTATCTCAGGATGACGAAAAATACGATAAAGATTTCAAGGCGGAAAGCAACAGTATTTCCAATCAAAGACTTCAAATCCAAGATTACATTGATAAAAACGAGGAGATGGAGCTTGCAAAGGAATATGTGGATGACGGATATTCAGGAATCAATTTTGTTGAAGTGGGATAACGTAACTTTTTCAAGGGGTGCGTTGTCCCGCTTATTTTTTGCGTCAAATTGCATAGCTCTTGACATTTGCTCCTATCTGTCTGAAATAGGAGATGCTTTCCGTGGGCTGATCGCCCGTTTCTACTCGACCCACAAAGCTATACATGATTTCAATTTTCCGCGTATTTGTTTCCTTGTCCAGCTCGTGGATTAGGATGCGGTCAATAAATTCATGGACATTCTCGTAAGTCAGTTCTTGAATTGCCGTGTACTTGCGCACAATGGCAACAAATTTTCTTACGTCTACGCTGCGCTCGGTAACCTTGTCGATCTCCTGTGACAGCTCTGCAATCCGGCGGGTTAATGTTTCTTTTTCCTCATCATAACCGGAAGTCAGAAACACAAACTGCTCGTCCGAAAGTTTCCCCAAAGCGTTATCCTCATATAGCTTGCGGAACAGGATGTTCAACTCGTTCATTCTTACGGTTGCTTTTTCCAGCTCCTTTTTCTGCCGAGACAATGCCTTTTGCATGGACTTTGCGTTATATTCATTGGCATGCCGGATAAATTCCTTTTCGTGAGTTTTGACATAAGATAATACCCTTTGCAGGTCGGCAAGGACAAGCTCTTTTAGGACACTCTTGCGAATATAGTGGGTGGTGCAAATTTCGCCTGTCCTGATACGGTTACGGTATTTACCGCAGGTGTAGGCGTGTTTTCGCTCCGGCGTTCCGGCTCCCTGTTGTAGATACATCTTGTAGCCACAATCTCCGCAAAAGAGAAGCCCAGAAAACAAATCAATCTCATTTATTTTGTTTGGTCGGTGTTTTGTAGCAATCCGCTTTTGTGCGAGATCGAAGGTTTCTTCGTCAATCAATGCTTCATGGGTATTTGGGAAAAAATATTGCTTTTCTTCAGGGTTTTTCTTTGTCTTTTTTGACTTGTATGACACCTTATAGCTCTTTCCCGTGATAGTATGTCCCAGATATTCCTTTCGGGAGAGAATATCATACAGCGTCTTATCCGGCCAGTTATAGATGCAAGTCGGATGCGGGCGCGGGTGACGGCATTTCCCTGTACGCCGATAGCGTAGTTCGGCGACGGTCAGAATTTTGTTTTCTTTCAGCCAATTCTGTATTTCGCAGATACGGTCGCCTCTTATATACATAGCGAAAATTTGTTTTACTACATGTGTCGTTTCAGGATCGGGCAGGAGATGATTTCGGTTATTTGGATCAGCAATGTATCCGTAAGGTACTTCTCCGTTGACGCGCTCTCCCTTTTGAGCTTTTGCCTGTTTCACGGCACGGATTTTCTTTGAGGTATCGCGGGCATAAAATTCGTTAAACCAATTCCGCAAAGGAGTGAACTCGTTGTCCTCTCTTGCAGTATCCACACCATCATTTATGGCAATATAGCGTACTTCATATTCCGGGAACACAATCTCAATCAGTTCGCCGGTTTTCAAATAGTTACGCCCCAGACGGGAAAGATCTTTGGTGATGACGGTTGACACATTTCCGGCTTCTACCTCTTGTAACATAGCTTGAAGTCCCTTGCGTTCAAAGCTCACTCCGGAAAAACCATCGTCAATGAAAAATCGAGTATTGAAAAAATGGTGTTCATCCGCATACTTCTGTAAAATCAATTTTTGATTTTGTATGGATTCACTCTCACCGGTTTGTACATCCTCTTGACTTAATCGACAATATAAGGCAGTTATCTTGTCTGCTATCATAAAGTAGCCTCCTTTCTATCAGCAGACAAGCATGGTATGTGTACTAATAATATTATACCATAAACCGCTGCTTATATCATGGCTTAAATATTAAAGAACACCCTGATTTCGGGCGTTCTCTTCAATATCTTTTCGGATCAGCTTTTCAATTTTTTTATCAAGGTTGTCCGTTGCTTTATCGCTGAACGACGAACATATAATGTAGGTCGTCTTGCCTATCTTATGCTCCGTCTTTGTGACGGCAAGTTTCTTTTCATTCAAAAGATCAACCCCTTTCATCTGATGTTAAATCAGTCTCTGAATAATGGTTTGTCCATTATTCAGAGTTAATTGATAAAATGGGCTTTAATCGGATGGCTATAAGCATTAGCCTCACGGGAATTTCACCCCTGCATGGTTCTCATCCAGCCCTACCCATTGCCTGCGACGCTTTGAACGCTCGGACTGTGGCTGTAGGGGAGTATCATTATGTATTTTGTGCCGTCATGGCTTGCAAGGTGCTACGCTTGCTTTACGGTAGAATATTTCTCGCTCGGCTTCCGTGTAGGGAAGCGTCATGGCGTATTCTCCGTACAGCTAAGGCACAAAAGGAAAGTGTCCGGTTTGCCCTATGATACGCCGCCGTTATCTTACGGGTATATTTGTCAAAGTACAGGCGGCAGCTTCTTTCTGCCTTGTCTGCGGAAAGGGGAAGGCAGACAGCTGCATTCTTAAATCTTAAAAATCAGGACAGCCTGCATGAGCTTTGAGCGAAGGCGATCCCGCATATCCTCATCTATGCCGTAATAGGTATTTCCCCGTTCATCACGGAGCTTTCTCATAGAAAGGTGTGCGATATAGCCTGCGTAGTGCTGGCAGACAATATTCATTGCCTGCGGCTCTCCTTTGGTTGCGGCTATGATTACCGGATAAGGTAACAGGCCGCGTTCATCGTTTCCTGTTTTACCAGTCGTGGTAGTCATAAGCGTGTTCCTCCAAATAGCGTTTTAACAGCTCAAATGAGCTGGTTCTCCGATACTGCACTGTGCTTCTTGGAATCTGATAGAGCGCTGCTATTTCCGCATCACTCATATCAAAGAAGTAGTAGAGCAGGACGGCTCTTCTTTTTTCTTCCGGCAAGCTGTGGATTGCATCAGCGATAAGCTTTGCACTCAATTCTTTTCCGCCTGCAAAAAAGGTCTGTTCTTCTTTATCTTCTGCAAAGAAATCTTCACAGGTATAAAGCTGATTTTCCTCTTTCGGTGTCAGGTCGGAAAAGTTAATTTCGTTTGCCTGCCGCTTTCTAAGCTCTTTATGGGCATTGATACTTTCGTTCTTCAATGTCCGCTTGCAGAAGCCGTTAAATGCGCAGCGTATCTGCCATTCGGTTCTTTCAGGTTCATCCATGGTATTCACCTCCTTTCGCAGCCGCGAAAGCGGGTAGAATTTCCCCTTTCGTAAACCCTCAACAACGCAGAGCCCAAAACTGCCAAAGAAAAGCGAATATTTTTAGAAAAGAGTTTTTGCGAATGCAAAAAATCCCGACTGCACAGGGCAGCCGGGATCGGACATGAAAAGATAGCTATATGGATATGATTCAACAGGTTATCTGTAAAGACACGGAAACCCGGAAATAGAATATATCCCTTTTAACAAGATTTTAAGATAACGAAGAATGAACACGGCGATACCTCCTTTGATACCGCCGCTTTTCGTAAGCTATGATTGAGTTTAAACTTCCGCTCCTTTATTCATAAGATTAAAACGGCGGCCTTATACAACTCGTATATTGCATTTCTTTGCATAAGAGACTCTCTCCTTTGTAAAATAAGCCGGTAATTACAGCTTCATAAAGTGAAAAATCTTCGTAATCTTTTTCTGCTTATGCTGTTCCAGCCATCACTCCATAACACCCTTCCGTTTTCAATAAATACAAAGTAATTGCAGCACTCCACAATCAATTCGGGATCATGTGTGATTATAAAAATTGTTTTCCCTGTCAGGCTCAATTTTTGCAGATTCTCTGCCACATTTTTCATATGGCGATAATCTAATCCGCTTGTAGGCTCGTCAAAGATAATGACCTGTTTATCGGACGCAATCGCACCGGCAATCGCTACTCGCTGTTTCTGCCCGCCAGACAATGACATAGGATGGGCATCTCTAAATTCTGAAATATGCAGACTTTCCATAATGCTTTCTGCCTCATGCACCGCTTTTTCTTCGTCCGAATTATCCAGACTAAGCAAGATTTCATCCATTACGCTTTCCGTAAAAAGCTGGTGGTTTACATCCTGCATAACCATATAGCAGGTCTTGATTCTCTGATTTGCCATATAAGTTTTTCCATCCATACTCATACAGCCTTTTGCGCTTTGGAGCAATCCGCATAGATTGTGAGCAAATGTCGTTTTTCCGGCTCCATTGTTGCCGACTACTCCAACCACTGAACCTTGCGGAATCATCAAATCTGATATATCAAGCACCTTTCGCTTTTTCTTCTTCCCGCTGGAAGCGCTTTTATAAGAGGCTTCAAAGTCCCTGATATATAGCTGCCTTGTCGCACACACCGCGCTCTGCATTTTGCTAAAATCTTCGGACTGTAAAGCTCTAAGGCCCAGCACGTGCAATTCATCCGTAGATTTCTTTTTGAAGTCAGAAATGGAAAGATTTTCTTTTATTTGCCCGTCCTGCATATACAGAACACGATCTGCAATATCCATCAGGTAATACAGACGGTGTTCTGCAATCACAATCGTTTTTCCTTGTGCTTTCCATTCCCGCAATACATTTTTTAATTCTCTGATTGATTTAATATCCAAATTGGAAGATGGCTCGTCCAATACAAATATATCCGGCTCCATTGCGGAAATGGACGCACAGGCAATTTTTTGTTTTTCACCGCCAGATAATGCAAACAGACTCCGGTTCAACAAATCTTTAATTTTTAATACACCTACGGTTTTTTCTATCCGCAAATTGATTTCATCTGCGTCTATTGCTAAATTCTCGCATCCAAAGGCAATTTCACTGGTGGTATCCACCGTAAAAAACTGTGTTCTTGGATTCTGAAAGACGGAACCAACCACACCGGACAAAGCATAAAGAGATACATTTTTTACATCTATCCCTTTCACAATCGTCTGCCCGGTAAGCGTTCCCTCATAATAATGTGGGATTAAACCATTGATTAAACGTGTGAGCGTTGTCTTTCCGCAGCCGGATTCTCCGCAGATCAAAACAACCTCGCCGTCATGGATTGTCAAATTTATATTTTCGATTTTTCCTTTGGAATTGCCTTGCTCATACTGAAAGGACACATCCTTAAACTCTATCATTTCAGCCCTCCTGAAAAAAGCAGGAACACCAACAGGGCGACAGTAACAATGAACATAAGCGCAAAATCTTTCCAATGGAAACCGATTTTGCAAATGCTTGTACGCTTTTTACCGTTTCCTAATCCCCTTGTCAAAGCTGCCGCAGACAGGTCATTCCCTATTGTTACTACGGACATCATAAGGGGAACAATTCGATATTCTAATACTGCTTGTGGATTCTTGAAGAAATTTTTCCCTGTAATTCCTCTCATACGCATAGCGTTTTCAATAGATTCCGCTTCTTCGGAAATTGTAGGAAAGAACCGGAACATAACAGAAAACGGAATAATAAATGCTTCTGGTATGTGCATACGCTGCATGGCAAGAACAAATTCACTAACCTTTGTAGTCGAAAGAAGATAGTAGCCCATCATGGCGCTGGGAAACCATCTTGTTCCGAATTGAGCCAGCAGCGATATTATAATTGTCCCTATCAGTCCCATATACGGAACAAGAAACACGTTTACCGTCCATGAAACAACAAAAACAATCAGATAGATGATGGCAACCTTTTTCCTCCTGCCCGAAAGCAGGAGGAAGAAGGGTACTAATGCCAGAACCGGCTTTAACCAGAAACTAATACCGTCCGTCTTTCCATCAATCATTACAATACTGAATATTACCAGCATATATAGCTTTGTTCTTGGGTCAAGCCATAAACGCCGCTCCGAATCAACTGACAGTAATAACTCTGGTTTCATTAAACAATGCCCGCCTTTACAAAATGCTTCTTTAAAATGGCCTTGCCTAAATAAGCTCCGATCAATCCGCCAACGATACCTAAAACAATAACCACCGGCAGCATCCAGTTGGCGGTAAGGCCCATCACCGCATTGATGTATTCATCTGTACCTCCTTTGTTTTTGTACGCTTCAAAGAAAGTATCTCTCATAATCCACATAGGCAGCATGGAGCCGATTACCCATTCAGTAAACACACAATATCCCAACACAGTATGCTTCCAGCTTTTATATTCGCCAGCCTTGAACAGCAGATCAGCCAGAAAGCCGAACACGATTCCGAATGGAATTGAAATCCAGCTTTGTCCCATCAAAAAGCAGAGAACACTCACCAGCGTACCCATAATGGTAACAGCGCCGAATTTCCCGGTCTTTGTCAGAAACAGCATGAGCGGGATGCCGCCCAGTATTCCCAACACCAGCGGGATAATGACTGCAAAGATCGGGATGTAGCCCAGCATACCCGCGATGAAGAACATCACAAAGTAGATAACAGTAAAGATACCGATGTTGATAAAATCTTTCGCGTTCAATTTTTTCTTGTCCATTGTAGGAACTCCTTTCTTTTATGCAAGGCTGTCAGCCTTGATTTTCCAACCGATGGCTTTTTCTCTCATTCCAACAAAATCCGCATAAATACCAGCTTGTTTAATAAGCTCGTCATGCGTACCTTGTTGAGAGATTTCGCCCCGGTTGATAACGATGATTTGATCCGCATTTTTTACGGTTTTCAACCGATGAGCAATCATAATGATCGTCTTTCCCCGTGTCAATGCTTCAATCGCTTTCTGAAGCTCTGCCTCGTTTTCAGGATCGACATTTGCCGTGGCTTCGTCAAGAATAATGATGGGAGCATCTTTCATAATTGCCCTTGCAATAGAAATTCTTTGTTTTTCGCCGCCGGAAATGGTTGCGCCGCTTTCTCCAATCACAGTCTGGTAGTCCTCCGACAATGCTGAGATAAAGTCGTGGCACCTTGCAGCCTTTGCCGCCTTTACCACATCTTCATGGGTGGCATTAGGGGAGCCGAATTTGATATTGTTCTCAATCGTGTCCGGGAATAGATACACATTCTGAAATACCATGCTGATATTTTTCATCAGGCTGTCCAGCTTGTAATCTTTGACATCAATACCGCCGATACGGACACTTCCGCTGTCAACATCCCAAAAACGTGCAATCAGATTTACCAGCGTGGTTTTTCCAGAGCCGGACGGACCGACAATCGCTGTCGTGGTTCCTTGTGGAATCGTGAGAGATATATGGTCGATCACTTTTTTATCTCCGTAGGAGAAACTCACATCCTGCATTTCAATATCTAACCGGGCGGGGGACTGCTCCTTACCGTCAATGTCAATCTGAGGACTTTGATTGATTTCCTCTACACGGTCAATAGAGGCGTCGATCATGGAAAGCATAAAGAACATTTCTCCCGCGCTTTCCAACTGGCTATATACCATAAATGCCGACACTAAGATTATCAGGCAATACGTTAATTCCAGCGTACCATTTATAAAAAGCGCGATAGAACAGAAAACGGCGGCGGCACTGGCAATCCGAAGGACAACCTGCTCGGCAGCTATATAGGGAATCCTTTGCCTTTCAATAAGCTGGTTCTTCTTCTGTGTTTCATCAATGGATTTTTCCAGTGTAGTATTTGACTGCTTTGCCATGTGAAACGCCCGCACAACGCCCATTCCCTGTATGTATTCCAGTACGGCATCCATAAATTCCGTTTGCGCCTCTAACCGTTTGGGGGATAATCTTTTTGAGCAGCGCAGGAGCATTGTGTTGATTACCATAAACAAAATCACGCCAGCCAAAAAGATCAAACTGATCTTCCAGCTAAAGTAGCACATGGCGACAGAAAAGATACTGGCGTGGATTACACCTACCAAAGTTCGCACGATGATAGCAAAGGACATACTTTCAAGGTCGCTCATGGTCGCTGTTGAAACGGATGTGAGATTGCCCAGACTATGGCTGTTGAAATAGCCCATCGGCATATATTTCATGCGGTTGCCAATTTGAATCCTCTTGTCCTCACACATTCGGTAGCTACCTTCGCCTTCCTTGCCATGCGCCAGATACCAGAAAATAATGGTGCCGATCACACTGACTAACATAATGCCAAAGGCAAACAGAGCGGTCTGTGCGGTAATATTGTCACGAACCAGTCCATCCAAAACTACCAGAAGGGCGGCAAATTGCAGAGCTTCTAAAATGCAACGTATGATTTCATAAAAGAGTCCCAAATACCAATTCCGGCTCTGGCGGCCTGCAAATTCAAAGAATTTCCGAAAAGAACGTATCATACTGTTTTCACCTCCTTTGCGTCCATATGAGCTGTCCACATCGTATGATAAAGACTGCACTCTTTTAATAATTCCTCGTGCGTTCCTTTTGCCTGAATTGTCCCATCCTTCACAACAACAATCTGGTCGGAATCCGTTGTTGTTGACAGGCGGTGAGCAATTACAATCAATGTTTTTCCCTTTGTCAATCGGCTGATTGCCTCCTGTATCACCGCTTCATTTTCTGGGTCAGTGTAGGAAGTTGCTTCATCAAGAATCACAATCGGGGCGTTTTTCAGCATGGCTCTGGCAATCGCGATTCTCTGGCGTTCTCCACCAGACAAATGCCCTCCGGCACCGCCAACCACAGTTTCATATCCATGATCAAGGTTCATAATAAACTCATGGCAGCCGGAAGCCTTTGCAATCTGTTCCACTTCGGAATCACTCGCCTCCGGCTTTCCCATACGGATATTGTTACGCACCGTATCGTTAAACAGATAATTGTCCTGCGATACATAGGAAATTAAATCGTTCAGTTGGTCGCTGGAGATTTCTTTTACGCTTTTATCGCCAATCGTAATCAATCCCCCTGTCACATCCCAAAATGACGCAATCAATTTTGCAATCGTTGATTTTCCGCTGCCGGACGGACCTACAAAAGCTGTAATCTTTCCCTGTGGAATTGTCAGATCAATTCCTTTCAATACCTCTTTTTCCTCGTATGCAAAATGAACATTTTCCAGAGAAATATCAAGGTTTTGCAAATCGCATTTCCCCTCTGGCCGGACAAGCTCCGGCTGGTTTAATATACTGTCAATCTCACCCATTACAGTGCCTATTTTTGCAATATCATCGGTAAAGAACATTGCGGCTACAAGCGGGCCTGCAATTCCCAACGACAGGACAGTTACCGTAATAAAGGTGGCGGCTGATAGGGAACCATTTATGTAAAACAGGCATCCAACGGGGAGTACACTAATCAACGCTGCAGGCCACACACTCATCATAATCGCTGAATATTTTTGTGTATCTTTCATCCAGTCTAAAATCAAGTCTGCGTTTGCATGGACGGCATCTGTAAATTTCTGATAGGAATTATCTGCCTGATTAAACGCTTTAATGACTTCGATACCGCCGATGTATTCTACCGTTGTTGCGCTCATGTGATTTCCGGCTTTTACAACTTCACCATACTTCTTGGGATATTCCTTCATCATTCCCATGTAACACATCATTCCAACAGGAATAGTAATCAGCGATACTAACGCCATTCGCCAGTCCAGAATGAACAGATAAACGATGATTGCGATTGGGACAAGAAGATTTGAAGTCATTTCCGGGATTACATGAGCAAGGGGAACCTCTAACTGTTCAATTCGCTCCACCATACCGTTTTTTAACTGCCCGGACGGAGTATTGAGAATATAACCCATAGGCACTCTGGTAAGTTTTGAAGCAATTTTCCGCCTTGCCTCGGACAGGACTTCAAAGGTCGCTTCATGGGACGCCCTTGTGGAAATCCCCATCAATATTGCTTTTAGGACAAAGCAGCCGCCGGAAATCAGACACCACACCATGTAAAATAATAAATCCCGATTCCCGGAGAGCAATTCAATCGTCATTCTGGCTGTTGCAAAATATGGAACGATACCA of Lachnospiraceae bacterium oral taxon 500 contains these proteins:
- a CDS encoding recombinase, coding for MIADKITALYCRLSQEDVQTGESESIQNQKLILQKYADEHHFFNTRFFIDDGFSGVSFERKGLQAMLQEVEAGNVSTVITKDLSRLGRNYLKTGELIEIVFPEYEVRYIAINDGVDTAREDNEFTPLRNWFNEFYARDTSKKIRAVKQAKAQKGERVNGEVPYGYIADPNNRNHLLPDPETTHVVKQIFAMYIRGDRICEIQNWLKENKILTVAELRYRRTGKCRHPRPHPTCIYNWPDKTLYDILSRKEYLGHTITGKSYKVSYKSKKTKKNPEEKQYFFPNTHEALIDEETFDLAQKRIATKHRPNKINEIDLFSGLLFCGDCGYKMYLQQGAGTPERKHAYTCGKYRNRIRTGEICTTHYIRKSVLKELVLADLQRVLSYVKTHEKEFIRHANEYNAKSMQKALSRQKKELEKATVRMNELNILFRKLYEDNALGKLSDEQFVFLTSGYDEEKETLTRRIAELSQEIDKVTERSVDVRKFVAIVRKYTAIQELTYENVHEFIDRILIHELDKETNTRKIEIMYSFVGRVETGDQPTESISYFRQIGANVKSYAI
- a CDS encoding helix-turn-helix domain-containing protein; the protein is MTTTTGKTGNDERGLLPYPVIIAATKGEPQAMNIVCQHYAGYIAHLSMRKLRDERGNTYYGIDEDMRDRLRSKLMQAVLIFKI
- a CDS encoding RNA polymerase subunit sigma; translated protein: MDEPERTEWQIRCAFNGFCKRTLKNESINAHKELRKRQANEINFSDLTPKEENQLYTCEDFFAEDKEEQTFFAGGKELSAKLIADAIHSLPEEKRRAVLLYYFFDMSDAEIAALYQIPRSTVQYRRTSSFELLKRYLEEHAYDYHDW
- a CDS encoding energy-coupling factor transporter transmembrane protein EcfT, with amino-acid sequence MKPELLLSVDSERRLWLDPRTKLYMLVIFSIVMIDGKTDGISFWLKPVLALVPFFLLLSGRRKKVAIIYLIVFVVSWTVNVFLVPYMGLIGTIIISLLAQFGTRWFPSAMMGYYLLSTTKVSEFVLAMQRMHIPEAFIIPFSVMFRFFPTISEEAESIENAMRMRGITGKNFFKNPQAVLEYRIVPLMMSVVTIGNDLSAAALTRGLGNGKKRTSICKIGFHWKDFALMFIVTVALLVFLLFSGGLK
- a CDS encoding multidrug ABC transporter permease gives rise to the protein MNQSQGGNPFGRLVEFARPHKTGYIVSVVLAVLGVAFGIVPYFATARMTIELLSGNRDLLFYMVWCLISGGCFVLKAILMGISTRASHEATFEVLSEARRKIASKLTRVPMGYILNTPSGQLKNGMVERIEQLEVPLAHVIPEMTSNLLVPIAIIVYLFILDWRMALVSLITIPVGMMCYMGMMKEYPKKYGEVVKAGNHMSATTVEYIGGIEVIKAFNQADNSYQKFTDAVHANADLILDWMKDTQKYSAIMMSVWPAALISVLPVGCLFYINGSLSAATFITVTVLSLGIAGPLVAAMFFTDDIAKIGTVMGEIDSILNQPELVRPEGKCDLQNLDISLENVHFAYEEKEVLKGIDLTIPQGKITAFVGPSGSGKSTIAKLIASFWDVTGGLITIGDKSVKEISSDQLNDLISYVSQDNYLFNDTVRNNIRMGKPEASDSEVEQIAKASGCHEFIMNLDHGYETVVGGAGGHLSGGERQRIAIARAMLKNAPIVILDEATSYTDPENEAVIQEAISRLTKGKTLIVIAHRLSTTTDSDQIVVVKDGTIQAKGTHEELLKECSLYHTMWTAHMDAKEVKTV
- a CDS encoding sigma-70 family RNA polymerase sigma factor — translated: MKKEFYLYVNGQKVKVSEEIYKVYWREREHEKYLEQVDRKNHLLFFSSLDQDGHFAENIIDESVDVEKIVETQMMIEAVRNAISRLNAEERDIIERLYFQDETVRSVARLKSITHPALIKKRNKILEKLKKFIEEI
- a CDS encoding ABC transporter, encoding MIEFKDVSFQYEQGNSKGKIENINLTIHDGEVVLICGESGCGKTTLTRLINGLIPHYYEGTLTGQTIVKGIDVKNVSLYALSGVVGSVFQNPRTQFFTVDTTSEIAFGCENLAIDADEINLRIEKTVGVLKIKDLLNRSLFALSGGEKQKIACASISAMEPDIFVLDEPSSNLDIKSIRELKNVLREWKAQGKTIVIAEHRLYYLMDIADRVLYMQDGQIKENLSISDFKKKSTDELHVLGLRALQSEDFSKMQSAVCATRQLYIRDFEASYKSASSGKKKKRKVLDISDLMIPQGSVVGVVGNNGAGKTTFAHNLCGLLQSAKGCMSMDGKTYMANQRIKTCYMVMQDVNHQLFTESVMDEILLSLDNSDEEKAVHEAESIMESLHISEFRDAHPMSLSGGQKQRVAIAGAIASDKQVIIFDEPTSGLDYRHMKNVAENLQKLSLTGKTIFIITHDPELIVECCNYFVFIENGRVLWSDGWNSISRKRLRRFFTL
- a CDS encoding multidrug ABC transporter ATP-binding protein, with translation MIRSFRKFFEFAGRQSRNWYLGLFYEIIRCILEALQFAALLVVLDGLVRDNITAQTALFAFGIMLVSVIGTIIFWYLAHGKEGEGSYRMCEDKRIQIGNRMKYMPMGYFNSHSLGNLTSVSTATMSDLESMSFAIIVRTLVGVIHASIFSVAMCYFSWKISLIFLAGVILFMVINTMLLRCSKRLSPKRLEAQTEFMDAVLEYIQGMGVVRAFHMAKQSNTTLEKSIDETQKKNQLIERQRIPYIAAEQVVLRIASAAAVFCSIALFINGTLELTYCLIILVSAFMVYSQLESAGEMFFMLSMIDASIDRVEEINQSPQIDIDGKEQSPARLDIEMQDVSFSYGDKKVIDHISLTIPQGTTTAIVGPSGSGKTTLVNLIARFWDVDSGSVRIGGIDVKDYKLDSLMKNISMVFQNVYLFPDTIENNIKFGSPNATHEDVVKAAKAARCHDFISALSEDYQTVIGESGATISGGEKQRISIARAIMKDAPIIILDEATANVDPENEAELQKAIEALTRGKTIIMIAHRLKTVKNADQIIVINRGEISQQGTHDELIKQAGIYADFVGMREKAIGWKIKADSLA
- a CDS encoding transposase, whose amino-acid sequence is MKGVDLLNEKKLAVTKTEHKIGKTTYIICSSFSDKATDNLDKKIEKLIRKDIEENARNQGVL